The following coding sequences are from one Microtus pennsylvanicus isolate mMicPen1 chromosome 1, mMicPen1.hap1, whole genome shotgun sequence window:
- the Fxyd3 gene encoding FXYD domain-containing ion transport regulator 3 has translation MQEVLLSLLVLLAGLPALDANDPEDKNSPFYYDWYRLRVGGLICAGILCAVGIIVLMSGKCKCKFRQKPSHRPGDGPPLITPGSAHNC, from the exons ATGCAAGAGGTCCTTCTGAGCCTGCTGGTCCTCCTAGCAG GCCTTCCTGCTCTAGATGCCAATGACCCTGAGG ATAAAAATAGTCCTTTCTACTACG atTGGTACCGACTCAGAGTCGGCGGGCTCATCTGTGCAGGGATTCTCTGTGCTGTGGGCATCATCgtccttatga GTGGAAAGTGCAAATGCAAGTTCAGACAGAAGCCCAG TCACCGCCCAGGGGATGGGCCGCCTCTCATCACACCAG GCTCTGCTCACAACTGCTGA